CCCACATGGTGATCCTGCCAATTTTATCGCTGTGTTTCAGGAACAGCCTGAACAGGCTTGCGTATCCGTCAGTAAGTTTTTGCTGAACCGAATCGGGCAAGCCTTCTGTATACGGGTTCAGTTTAGCGTCATATTGAACGTTTTGATTAACGTCGGCCCCGGTAGCATTTGGCGGGCTTGGTAATACGCTTAGATCCAGTTCGGTAAACGCCACCTTAATACCCAGCGCCGAGAATTCGGTAATAGCATCTTCAATATGCTTTAGAGGGATATGATTTATATTCCAGTGTCCCTGTATGCCTACTCCATCAATATGTACGCCCGCTGCCTGTATCTTTTTTATCAGGCGGATAGCGCCGGCCCTTTTTGCCGGTTCTTCAATGTTATAATCATTATAGTAAAGTTTGGTATTCGGAGAGGCCTGTCTGGCCAGTTTGAAAGCCTCCACCACGAAGTTATCGCCCAGTTTTTCAAGGAATATGGAACGGCGCATAGATCCGTCTTCTTCGAGCGCCTCATTAACAACATCCCATGACTCCAGTTTTCCATCATATCTGGACGCAACAGTTTTAATATGGTTCGTAAAATATTGCCGTACCGAATCTGCGTCCTTCATCCTTCGTACAAAGGAAGGCAGCTGGCTATGCCAGATAAGGGTGTGGCCATTCACTTCCAAATTGTGTTTTTTGGCGTAGTCGACCAGTTTATCCGAAAGGCTGAAATCGTAGCGGTCCCACTCAGGATGTATCACCTCTGCTTTCATAATGTTTTCGGGCGTGACAGCATCAAAATTGTCAGTGATTATTTTCCCGCATACGGGATCTCTCTCCCTGATCTGGTCAG
The window above is part of the Arcticibacter tournemirensis genome. Proteins encoded here:
- a CDS encoding endo-1,4-beta-xylanase; translation: MRDSFILTSILSILLSAGCSSFRSPNEPKQSGTLKDTFKGNFTIGTAINADQIRERDPVCGKIITDNFDAVTPENIMKAEVIHPEWDRYDFSLSDKLVDYAKKHNLEVNGHTLIWHSQLPSFVRRMKDADSVRQYFTNHIKTVASRYDGKLESWDVVNEALEEDGSMRRSIFLEKLGDNFVVEAFKLARQASPNTKLYYNDYNIEEPAKRAGAIRLIKKIQAAGVHIDGVGIQGHWNINHIPLKHIEDAITEFSALGIKVAFTELDLSVLPSPPNATGADVNQNVQYDAKLNPYTEGLPDSVQQKLTDGYASLFRLFLKHSDKIGRITMWGVHDGQSWLNNWPVMGRTNYPLLFDRQLKPKPAFYQVLKIKENYSVNNQSHQKNARFN